Part of the Calditrichota bacterium genome, ACCTAAATTCTCACTGTCAAAGAGCCAGTATCCCGTAAGTCCGCCTGACACTTCCGACCAAGAGACTCGGCTGCTTGACTGGTCATCCACACCGCGGTTTCGCTCAACCACCCTTCGGAAGAGAGGGTCAGTTGTTTAGCTGTGTGCGTCGGTATCCGAAAATCGGAAAGTTCGTACGCGATCGAGGCGGAAAAGAACAGAGCCGAGCCGATTAGAATCAAGAATAGTCGCATGATTACCCAGACCTTTCATAAGTGAGTTCGTTTTCAAGGCAATCTATTTAGAAAACTAACCTACATATTCTTCCCAGTCTTCAAGAGTATCAATATCGCAAAGTTCGGGCAACAGGCCGTGGGGGATGCCGGATTCAGTCAGTCGGGCGACAGATTGGGCGAGCAGCTCGTCTCCGCTCCACGGAAGGTTACCGAAAAGTTCGGGAATTACGCGGGTCATTCCCAGTAGGTAGTACCCTCCGTCGCGGGCTTTGCCAAAGACAACGGGGAATTCATCCAAGATACGAATTGCCTGCGAAATATGCTCGGGAGTCAGACTTGGACAGTCGCTGCCGATGAGGATCACTTTTTGGGCACCGCCCTCAAAGCCGCGGATTGCCGCGACGCACATCCTTTGACCCAAGTCACCGGGGGCCTGCAGCGAATAAAAGGGGCGCATACCGAAAAATTGCTGTCCTTTGATGAAGTCAAAGGGCTCAGCAAGAGTGACTTCCACTTCGATGGATTCGTCGAGGGAATCGAGCAGTTTCCGGCACTGCTTGACCAGTTGGACGTATATTTCGTAGGCGCGTGCAGCTCCGGCGGTCTCAGCGATCCGCGATTTGACTTTGCCGATCTCGGGCATGCGCGCGAGGCAGATGAGAGTGTTCATGCAATATTTCCCCGCGACAGGACGGGGGACTAAGCGGGGGTTAGGCCACGGTTCCGCCGCAAGATGAACCCGCGCCGGCCGTGCAGCCGTAGCAATGATTTCGTGTGACGATTTCGCGTGTGTTGAGCGACGGATGCCATTGGGAGATGTGTTTCGGCATACCGTGGTCGACCTTCAAGTCGAGCATTTGATTAAAGTCGCAATCATAGAGAAAGCCCTGCCAATCCACGGAAATCAGAGAGCGGCACATGACGCCGCGCGCGGCGGCGGGATTGAACGCGTTCACTAAAGCAGTCATGTAGTCTTCATAGTTGCCGCTGGTCACCAAAAAATCGAGGAAGCGTCCGATGGGCATATTGGTTATGCAATAGAGATCATTGAAGACGACGCCGTACTCTTGTTTCAGGACGCGCGCGTATTTGTCGCGCATGGCCGATTGGTTGGGAGCCATAAACGCGCCGGCAGGATTATAAACGAGATGGAGCCGCAAGCTCTCATTCGTGCCGTAGCCGAACGCATTCAGCAACCGCAGAGCTTCAATGGATTTTTCAAAGACGCCTTCGCCGCGCTGCGCGTCCGTTTGCTTGGCTTGGAAGTACGGCAGTGAGGCGATAATTTCGACTTGATGATTGGCCAGAAACTCCGCCAACTTTTCGTGCGGACGTGTCAGCAAGATCGTCAAATTGCAGCGATCCATGACGTGCAAACCGCGCCGTCTGCACTCTTCGACGAACCAGTAGAAATCCGGATTTAGCTCGGGAGCACCGCCGGTGATATCGACGGTGTGGATATCAGAGTCGTCGAGCACGCGCAAGCAGTGCTCAAAGATTTCGCGCGGCATAATTTCTTTGCGGTCGGGACCTGCATCAACGTGGCAATGTCCGCAAGTTTGATTGCAGAGTCTGCCGACATTGACTTGCAGAGTCTCGATTCCAGTGGCGCGCAAGGGAAACTGCTCCGCTTTGTCCAGCTTGTCGTCGAAGCGCACCCACGAGACATTTTCTTCGAGGATACGCAGTTGCTCCGTCGTATCAGCCAGCGGATTTTTCACCGCCAGCAGCGATTTTATGGTCACGATTTATCTCCTCTTTGGCGCGAGAAGATTGGACAGATTGAAAGGATAGGGGACAAAGGACGAGAAGGACTGCTTTCAGATTTCCTATTTCCTAATTCCCATTGTGCAGAGCGACGGCCGGAGGCCGACGGTAGTAGGAATTCTACGAGTGCTTCCCTACGATGTTGCGCATATTCGCGACGTGGACGGTCGTAGGAATTCTACATGGAAACTTTGTCAACGATGTTGCGCATTTGCACGCCGTGGACTAACGAGGCACCGCCGCGGATTGCGGCCGCGACGTGGACGGCTTCGGTCATCTCTTCTTCGGAGCAGCCTTGCTGCAAGGATTCAGTGGAATAGGCGTCGATGCAGTAGGGACATTGCACGGCATGAGCGACGGCGAGCGCGATCAGCGATTTTTCACGCGCCGACAACGCACCGTCGGCGAACACCGCACCGTACCAATCGAAAAACTTCTTCGCGAGTTCCTTGTTGCCCTTGGCGATGTCACCGAATTTTGCCAAATCGGGGGCGTTGTAATAGTGGTTCATGGTCTCTCTCAATTGTTTGCGGCGCGAAGAACGATTTATTGTTTGTTCAAACTCCAATCGTATTCCGTGTAACGAATCGGCGTTTTGTTGTTGACGTCGGGATAGTAGATCTGAAACAGCGTTCGAATACCTTCCTCGTTGTCGAAGTCCTCGCGGAACCATTTGAAGATCGGCGAAACGTACAGGACTCCGTCTTCGAAGCGGTTGACTTCAGGACGTTCGCTGAGGAAAGACTTCTCTTGTTCGGCAAGTTGGTCAAAAAGTTTGGAGTCGACGTAGGCGTCGGAACGGAGAATGGGACAGCTTTTTGACGCGCAGACGATTGCAAAGTGAATTCTCGGCTCTTTGAAATCAGCACGCAGAATATCATGTTCGACCATTCCGAGGGAGACGTTGTGGTCAAAGAGTCTGAAGAATTTCTGGTTCCATGGACTGGAAAAAAGTCCGCCGATGTCCTGAATGGTTTCGAGCGGCCAGTGATTCAGGATCAACTGCATCGCGGCGGCATTGTAGAGATTGATCAGGAAGGCGAGCTTTTCTCTCTGAGTGAACGCTTGATAGCGTTCGAAGGGAACGTCGGCGTAGGATGCGACGAACGCGTCGAGGTCCTCCCTGTCTTGCAGCAGTCCTTCGTAGTCGACCTTTCCGTTCTTGACGAATCTGTCGAGCACGGACTGGTATTGCACATACGTGTGGTCAAATGCAAACGAAGGGAGCGCACAAATCAGAACGGCAAGACACAGAATAAGTTTACGCATCGACGTTCCCACCCTGCTCATCCAAGCGGCGAAATTTCTTTTGAATCTCTTCGGCCGATTTGCCTCTATAGTGCCACCAGAGCGTGTTAAAATTCATCGCCATTGCTTTCATTTTACCGAATTTTTCGTAGCGGCGCGCCGACGTCGTGAGAGCATCCTTGAGCAGAACGGTTTTTCCTTTTTGGGCGAGGAGTTTTTGGAAGGCGAAATCTTCCATGACCGGCCAGTCGGGAAAACCACCGAGTTCTTGGAAGACAGATTTGCGAACAAAAAGACCCTGGTCACCCCAGGGCATCGAAAATAGTCTCGACCTGACATTGGCTCCGAATGAAATGGCGCGCATTCCGAGCGAAGAGCGGTCAAACTTCAGACGAAATGCGCCGCCCAAAAGTTCCGGACGGTTGTGGAGAACCTCAAGGATTTGCGCAATTGCCCGTTTCGGAGGCTCAGAGTCGGCATGCAAAAACCAGAGAACGTCGCCGCTGGCGACCTTCGCCCCTTGATTGAGCTGAAACCCTCGTCCCGGCGCAGCGGTTAGAACTTGGTTGGCCCAGATAGTGGCTTTGTCCACAGTGTGGTCAAGACTTCCACCATCGACGACGATGACTTCTGGTCGCGGAGCTTCTAAAGCGAGCATTTCCAAGAGAATAGGAAGCCGCTGTTCTTCGTTCAACGTGGGGATAATCACGCTGACAGAAGACTCTATCGGGCGGGCAGCGGGGATCAGTCTTGCGGGCGGCATTCGGGTTCGCTATCTTTCATAATTAGGCAATATAGCCAAAGACAAACGAAACCTCAATTGGAGACCTATGCACTCGAACACGCGAAAGACCTGGGGAAAGTGGTTCATCGCGCTGTTGGGAGTCGGCGGGCTGGTTTATGTTCTTTTACGATTTCCGATCGGAGACTGGCTCAGGTCACAACTCGTTGAAATAAAAGAGCTTGGATTTAGCGGGTACGTGTGGTTTGTCGTTCTGTATGTCGTTGCAACCGTGGCGAACTTTCCAGCCT contains:
- a CDS encoding TIGR04282 family arsenosugar biosynthesis glycosyltransferase — protein: MNTLICLARMPEIGKVKSRIAETAGAARAYEIYVQLVKQCRKLLDSLDESIEVEVTLAEPFDFIKGQQFFGMRPFYSLQAPGDLGQRMCVAAIRGFEGGAQKVILIGSDCPSLTPEHISQAIRILDEFPVVFGKARDGGYYLLGMTRVIPELFGNLPWSGDELLAQSVARLTESGIPHGLLPELCDIDTLEDWEEYVG
- a CDS encoding DUF547 domain-containing protein; this encodes MRKLILCLAVLICALPSFAFDHTYVQYQSVLDRFVKNGKVDYEGLLQDREDLDAFVASYADVPFERYQAFTQREKLAFLINLYNAAAMQLILNHWPLETIQDIGGLFSSPWNQKFFRLFDHNVSLGMVEHDILRADFKEPRIHFAIVCASKSCPILRSDAYVDSKLFDQLAEQEKSFLSERPEVNRFEDGVLYVSPIFKWFREDFDNEEGIRTLFQIYYPDVNNKTPIRYTEYDWSLNKQ
- a CDS encoding carboxymuconolactone decarboxylase family protein — encoded protein: MNHYYNAPDLAKFGDIAKGNKELAKKFFDWYGAVFADGALSAREKSLIALAVAHAVQCPYCIDAYSTESLQQGCSEEEMTEAVHVAAAIRGGASLVHGVQMRNIVDKVSM
- the arsS gene encoding arsenosugar biosynthesis radical SAM protein ArsS (Some members of this family are selenoproteins.), translated to MKSLLAVKNPLADTTEQLRILEENVSWVRFDDKLDKAEQFPLRATGIETLQVNVGRLCNQTCGHCHVDAGPDRKEIMPREIFEHCLRVLDDSDIHTVDITGGAPELNPDFYWFVEECRRRGLHVMDRCNLTILLTRPHEKLAEFLANHQVEIIASLPYFQAKQTDAQRGEGVFEKSIEALRLLNAFGYGTNESLRLHLVYNPAGAFMAPNQSAMRDKYARVLKQEYGVVFNDLYCITNMPIGRFLDFLVTSGNYEDYMTALVNAFNPAAARGVMCRSLISVDWQGFLYDCDFNQMLDLKVDHGMPKHISQWHPSLNTREIVTRNHCYGCTAGAGSSCGGTVA
- a CDS encoding TIGR04283 family arsenosugar biosynthesis glycosyltransferase; the protein is MPPARLIPAARPIESSVSVIIPTLNEEQRLPILLEMLALEAPRPEVIVVDGGSLDHTVDKATIWANQVLTAAPGRGFQLNQGAKVASGDVLWFLHADSEPPKRAIAQILEVLHNRPELLGGAFRLKFDRSSLGMRAISFGANVRSRLFSMPWGDQGLFVRKSVFQELGGFPDWPVMEDFAFQKLLAQKGKTVLLKDALTTSARRYEKFGKMKAMAMNFNTLWWHYRGKSAEEIQKKFRRLDEQGGNVDA